The following are encoded in a window of Ferviditalea candida genomic DNA:
- a CDS encoding solute symporter family protein yields the protein MNTTAFSFFVVIIFITLLITYWAARRNKSTSEFYVAGGQIKGWQNGLAIAGDYMSAASFLGIAGAIAINGFSGFFYSIGYLVAYLVVLLIVAEPLRNLGKYTMADMLAARFNAKAIRSVAALNTLTISTFYMIAQLVGAGAIIKLLLGIDYSTSIIVIGILMTIYVVAGGMLATTWVQIVKAVLLMGGTIALSIMVLAHFHFNPVELFNQVAAKLGDKAVTPPAPTTVTAGLDVISLNMALVLGTAGLPHILIRFLSVPDAPTARRSIVFATWIIGLFYLMTPLLGYGAAYFVGIDAIKKANAAGNLAAPQLAEFLGGNIFLAFISAVAFATILAVVAGLVISAASAFAHDFYSNVLRGGHATEKEQMRVARLASVGIAVIAILLALGAKTFNVSYLVALAFAIAASANLPVIVLTIFWKRFNTVGAVAGMLTGLISAIGLIIISPNIMVENPIFPLKNPGLVSIPLGFLAAYIGSLIGGAPSKQAEEKFEQIYVQANTGIRG from the coding sequence GTGAACACTACTGCATTTTCGTTTTTTGTAGTTATTATATTCATCACCCTGTTGATCACTTATTGGGCGGCCAGGCGAAATAAATCGACCAGCGAGTTTTATGTGGCCGGAGGCCAAATCAAAGGCTGGCAAAACGGTCTTGCCATTGCGGGGGACTACATGTCGGCAGCTTCTTTTCTTGGCATCGCCGGAGCGATTGCAATTAACGGATTCTCGGGATTCTTTTATTCGATCGGATATCTCGTCGCTTATTTGGTCGTATTGTTGATTGTGGCGGAGCCGCTGCGCAACCTGGGAAAATATACGATGGCGGATATGCTGGCGGCCCGATTCAACGCGAAAGCGATTCGTTCCGTTGCCGCGTTGAATACATTGACGATCAGCACGTTTTACATGATCGCGCAGCTGGTGGGTGCCGGTGCCATTATCAAGCTGCTCCTGGGTATTGATTATTCAACGTCAATCATCGTTATCGGCATTCTGATGACCATATATGTCGTGGCAGGCGGGATGCTGGCCACCACTTGGGTTCAAATCGTCAAGGCGGTATTGCTGATGGGAGGAACCATTGCCCTGTCGATTATGGTATTGGCTCATTTCCACTTTAATCCTGTGGAGCTTTTCAACCAAGTGGCCGCCAAGCTCGGCGACAAAGCCGTAACGCCTCCGGCGCCTACCACGGTTACAGCGGGACTTGACGTAATTTCGCTGAACATGGCCCTCGTTCTGGGAACTGCCGGCTTGCCGCATATTCTTATTCGCTTCTTGTCCGTTCCGGATGCGCCTACCGCACGCAGATCCATTGTGTTTGCAACTTGGATCATCGGCTTGTTCTATTTGATGACCCCGCTCCTCGGTTATGGAGCCGCCTATTTTGTCGGTATCGATGCGATTAAGAAAGCAAATGCGGCCGGCAACTTGGCAGCGCCCCAGTTGGCCGAATTTTTGGGTGGGAATATTTTCTTGGCATTCATCTCTGCCGTTGCTTTCGCGACCATTCTTGCGGTTGTGGCGGGTCTTGTCATTTCGGCCGCCAGCGCGTTTGCCCATGATTTCTATTCCAATGTGCTGCGCGGCGGCCATGCAACGGAAAAAGAACAAATGAGAGTTGCGCGTTTGGCTTCCGTGGGCATTGCGGTTATTGCTATCCTGCTCGCCTTGGGTGCGAAAACGTTTAACGTTTCGTATCTGGTCGCATTGGCTTTTGCGATTGCGGCCAGCGCTAATCTTCCGGTCATTGTGTTGACGATTTTCTGGAAGAGATTCAACACGGTCGGCGCTGTAGCCGGAATGCTGACCGGTTTGATTTCGGCAATCGGCTTGATTATCATAAGTCCGAACATCATGGTGGAGAATCCTATCTTCCCATTGAAAAATCCGGGACTTGTGTCCATACCGCTCGGATTCTTGGCGGCCTATATAGGCTCGCTCATCGGAGGGGCGCCTTCTAAACAAGCTGAAGAGAAATTTGAACAGATCTATGTCCAGGCGAACACGGGTATTCGCGGATAA
- a CDS encoding DUF485 domain-containing protein, whose translation MVTNSKKADWGVIRQSSAFHHLMQQKKAFILPSTIFFMVFYFILPVLTAFTSSLDGKVIGAINWAYIYAFAQFIMTWVLSHMYLKKAREFDQLAKKVKDDVEGKGESAK comes from the coding sequence ATGGTAACGAATTCCAAAAAGGCCGATTGGGGTGTAATCCGGCAATCCAGCGCTTTCCACCATTTAATGCAGCAGAAGAAGGCGTTCATTTTGCCTTCAACAATCTTTTTTATGGTATTTTATTTTATTTTGCCGGTGTTGACCGCTTTTACGTCATCGCTTGACGGCAAAGTGATCGGCGCAATTAACTGGGCGTATATTTACGCTTTTGCGCAGTTCATCATGACATGGGTATTGAGCCATATGTATTTGAAAAAAGCGAGAGAGTTCGACCAACTTGCCAAAAAGGTCAAAGATGATGTTGAGGGGAAAGGGGAAAGCGCCAAGTGA